Genomic window (Deltaproteobacteria bacterium):
CCGGTCGGCGAGCCGGTCGATGATCTCGCCGCCCTCGATCAGGGCCCGCACGCCGATCCCGTCGAGCGTCTGGCAATCCTCCTCGACGACGATGCAGTCCTGCGCCACGTCGACGAGGCGCCGGGTCAGGTACCCGGAGTTCGCCGTCTTCAAGGCCGTGTCCGCCAGTCCTTTCCGGGCGCCGTGGGTGGAGATGAAGTACTCGCCCACGGAGAGCCCCTCGCGGAAGTTCGAGCGGATCGGCGTCTCGATGATCTCCCCCGACGGCTTGGCCATGAGGCCGCGCATGCCGGCCAGCTGCATCATCTGCTTGTCGGATCCGCGCGCGCCGGAATCGGCCATCATGTAGATCGGGTTGAAGCTCTGGACCTTGCGGTCCTTCCCGTCCTTCCCCTTCATCGCCTCGGTCCCCATCTCCTTGAGCATCTCCTTGGCGATGCGCTCGGTGGCGGCGGACCAGATGTCGACGACCTTGTTGTACCGTTCTCCGGGGGTGATGAGCCCCTCGACGTGCTCGTTGATGACCTTTCCCAGGTCGTCGGACGCCTTGTCGAGGATCGACTTCTTGCTCGAGGGGATCACCATGTCCTTGATGCTGATGGAGATCCCGGAGAGCGTCGCGTAGTGGAATCCGGTGTTCTTCAGCTGGTCCGCGAGGATGACCGTCGCCTTCTGGCCGCAGTTCCGGTAGGTGACGTCGATCAGCTCCGCCAGGTCCTTCTTCTTCATCAGCTTGTTCACGTAGTCGAACGGCACTTCCTTCGGCACGACCTCGTACAGGAGGACCCGGCCGACGGTGGTGTCGAGCGTCTTCCCCCCGATCCGGACCTTGATCGAGGCCTGGAGCTCCACCGCCCCGTCGTCGTACGCGATGCGGACCTCCTCGGGGCCGGAGAACACCTTCCCCTCCCCCTTGCGCCCCTCGCGGAGGCGGGTGAGGTAGTAGATCCCCAGCACGATGTCCTGCGAGGGGCCGATGACCGGTTTCCCGTGCGCCGGGGAGAGGATGTTGTTCGTGGACATCATGAGGACACGCGCCTCCATCTGCGCCTCGATGGACAGCGGGACGTGGACGGCCATCTGGTCCCCGTCGAAATCCGCGTTGAACGCGAAGCAGACCAGCGGGTGGAGCTGGATCGCCTTCCCCTCGATGAGGACCGGCTCGAACGCCTGGACCCCGAGCCGGTGGAGCGTCGGAGCGCGGTTCAGCATGACGGGAAGCTGCCGGATGACCTCGTCGAGGGCGTCCCAGACCTCCCGCTTCTCCTTCTCCACCATCTTCTTGGCCTGCTTGATGGTGGTGGCGTGGCCGGCTTCCTCGAGCTTGTTGAAGATGAACGGCTTGAACAGCTCGAGCGCCATCTTCTTGGGAAGTCCGCACTGGTGGAGCTTGAGCTCCGGCCCGACGACGATCACGGAGCGTCCCGAGTAGTCGACCCGCTTGCCGAGGAGGTTCTGGCGGAACCGGCCGCCCTTGCCCTTCAGCATGTCGGAGAGCGATTTCAGCGGCCGCTTGTTCGAACCGGTGATGAGCTTGCCGCGGCGGCCGTTGTCGAAGAGGGCGTCGACCGCCTCCTGCAGCCTCCGCTTCTCGTTCCGGATGATGATCTCCGGGGCCGACAGGTCGAGCAGGCGCTTCAGGCGGTTGTTCCGGTTGATCACGCGCCGGTACAGGTCGTTCAGGTCCGAGGTGGCGAAACGGCCGCCGTCCAGCGGGACCAG
Coding sequences:
- the rpoC gene encoding DNA-directed RNA polymerase subunit beta', translating into MEDLFTRAEKPKDPLYFSGIRISIASPEQIRKWSHGEVKKPETLNYRTFKPERDGLFCAKIFGPIKDYECNCGKYKRMKHRGIVCEKCGVEVIQSKVRRERMGHIELASPVAHIWFLKSLPSRIATILDMPMKDVEAVIYFEKYIVIDPWETDVQKQEILSEGKYREKVEEFREKFKGDKEKLELLKERFRVGMGAEAIKVLLSELSLDKLSEALRKEMSDTASEAKKKKVSKRLKIVEAFRDSEQRPEWMVQDVIPVLPPDLRPLVPLDGGRFATSDLNDLYRRVINRNNRLKRLLDLSAPEIIIRNEKRRLQEAVDALFDNGRRGKLITGSNKRPLKSLSDMLKGKGGRFRQNLLGKRVDYSGRSVIVVGPELKLHQCGLPKKMALELFKPFIFNKLEEAGHATTIKQAKKMVEKEKREVWDALDEVIRQLPVMLNRAPTLHRLGVQAFEPVLIEGKAIQLHPLVCFAFNADFDGDQMAVHVPLSIEAQMEARVLMMSTNNILSPAHGKPVIGPSQDIVLGIYYLTRLREGRKGEGKVFSGPEEVRIAYDDGAVELQASIKVRIGGKTLDTTVGRVLLYEVVPKEVPFDYVNKLMKKKDLAELIDVTYRNCGQKATVILADQLKNTGFHYATLSGISISIKDMVIPSSKKSILDKASDDLGKVINEHVEGLITPGERYNKVVDIWSAATERIAKEMLKEMGTEAMKGKDGKDRKVQSFNPIYMMADSGARGSDKQMMQLAGMRGLMAKPSGEIIETPIRSNFREGLSVGEYFISTHGARKGLADTALKTANSGYLTRRLVDVAQDCIVVEEDCQTLDGIGVRALIEGGEIIDRLADR